The Terriglobia bacterium genome contains the following window.
TCTTGATCCGGCCAAAGTCAATGCCGCTCTCCCCCAGAGTGCCCGGGCGCAGGCTGGCGGTGGCGGCGGCGACTTGGTCCTCTGCCCCGCAAATATTGGGCAGCCCATCCACGTAGTTTGGAAGCTCACTCACCGGTAGTTGTTTTCCTTCCTCCTGGGTCAGCAGGATGCCGAAGTGCGGTCACTGGGTGTAGACGTGGGCGATGCGGTTGGCGATGGCGTCCCAGGTGAAGGCGGCTTCTACGGCGACTCGGCCGTTGCGTCCCATCCAGCGGGCCCACTCGAAGTTGGTGAACAGGGTGCCAATGCCCCAGGCCACGGAATCAGGATTGGGATAAATCTTCAATCCGTTCACCTCATGCCAGACATACTCATTCGGGCCGCCGTTCTTGGTGACGATGACGGGCTTGCCGGCGCTCCAGCCTTCCAGCACCACGATGCCGAAGGGTTCGTTGCGGCTGGGCACGCACACCGCATCGCAGGCTTTGTAGAGCTCCGTCAATTCTGGGTTATTTCTGAAGCCCAGAAACCGTGTGGCATGCTGAACGCCCAGTTGCCACGCCCGATGCTCCAAGGGCGCCCGCATATCGCCATCTCCGGCAAAGACGAATTTCGCGCCGGGATAGTACCGCAGGATGTGTGGGACGGCTTCCAACAATAAATCCGGTCCCTTCTGATACACTGCGCGCCCGGAGAATAGCACCGTCGGATCCAAGGGTCCGATGCCATAGCGCGCTTTTACGCCGCCCGGGTCCAGCCAGCCGTCGTAGTTGTGGAGGTTTACCCCGTTGTAGATGGTGGAGATCTTCCAGTGCGGGACCTCGTACATCCACATGATTTCCTTCTTCAGGGAGTCGGAAACCGTGATCAGGCGATCGCACCAGTACGTGGCCGCACGTTCCTGGTAGCGCACCCGCTCCGAGCGGCCATTATGGAAGTGGTTGCCGCTGCGGCCGTATTCGGTGGAGTGGATGGTGAGCACGGTTTTTCTTCCCCGCGCCTGTTTGACGTAGATCATGGCATTGCCGGTCAGCCAATCGTGCGCGTGAATCACATCAAACGGACCGACGGCGTTTTCCGTGGCGCATACGTGGTGGGCGAAGGAGCGGCACATGTCGTTGATTTCTTCGACAAAGTCCGGGTCCAGCCGAAACTGACACCGGTGATAATGCACGCCGTAGATGCATTCGTAATGGGGCTGCCAGGCTCCCATGCGGGTGAAGACGTGAACTTCATGTCCTTTCCGCTGCAGCGCCGCAGCCAGCTCGGTGACGTGGGCCGCGACCCCGCCCACGGGAACGGAATGAAGCGATTCCCAAGCTAACAGTGCCACTCTCATAGCAATCCTGGAATCAAAACAGATTTCCTGCCTATCGGGCTTCCGGCCTCCGACATGTGCCGGTCAAAGGTTATAGTTTGCAGTCTTGTGGGAAATTCGATATCAGCATTGTAACTGGCAAATGGCCGAAATGGGAAGGTACCGTTGTGGAACCGATCATCACCCGGGATAAAACTCGCGAAACACTCCGGGGCAAGTGCTGGCCGTGGTGAGCGGTAGCGCGCAGGTAGTCGAGAAGTCGGAGCGCGAGGTATGGGGTTTCTTACACGTAGTCAAACAGGGTCATGAAACCAAAATCCATGTGCAGTTGCTGGTGGCAATGGAACAGGGTCAGGCCCGGATTATCAGCCACGAAATCGACGGTGGCCTCCTGGTATCCCCCCAGCATGAACACGTCTTTCAGGATTCCGGCAGTCGCCTTGCCCGCCAGACTGGTCAGCTCGAAGCTATGGCGGTGAAGATGAATTGGGTGGATGTCATCACTGGCATTGCGCATATGAATTCGATAGCGCTTCCCTTCCCTTAAGTGAAACGAGGCTGGAGCGATGTCGTAAGACATGGGGTATGCGACGCCGTTGATGGTCCAGCGATTGAAACCGTTTTCGGCCGCGTTGTCTTTGACAAAGGTCATTTCGAAAGTCTCGTCCGGCGGAGCCGCAGTCACACCAGGCTTGGCAAAGCGGGCATAGTTCCATCGGAAAGGCGGTGGCGCGATCCACAGCAGTTTGCCCGCATGTCCCGCGTACTCCACCACGATACCCATGCCGTGGCGACGGTCGTCGTTGGCAAGATCGCCCATGATCCAGATGCCTGGGTGGTTCATCTCGACCATCGCAGAGACGCGCTCAGCCGTACCTAGCCAGAGTACGGGAACGGTTGCGGGATTGGGCACCGGATTCCCGTCTAATGCGACCACGCGAAAGGAATGGCCGGGTAACGCCAGACTGCGAATCTCGGTGGCACTTCCGTTTAATACATGGAACAGGATGCGCTCGCCGCGTTTCACACGGACCGGCTCTCCGTGCCCCAGCATGCGGCCATTGATGGTGAAGGCGGCATAGCCGACCTCGTATCCGTGCGGTATGCCTTTGGCGAGTGATGCCTTCATGGCAGACTCGCCCTGCGCCTCGAGAGCCTTGACGCGAGTGGCCGGCGACAGAAAATCCATTGCCATATCTCCGCCACGGCTGAAGGTGGGTTCGAATTCCTTCAGGGTGAGAAAGACTTCGCGGTCATAATTTCCGGGCTCATGCTGGGCCTCGATGTAAACCGGACCAACTTGGCCGCTGTACTGGCCGGCAGCTAGATTTGCCCCGGCTCGATTATGGGTGTGAAAAAAGCGAAAGCCCGCGGGTCTCGGCGTGAATGCGATGCGGCGTTTGCCGTGTGCAGGAATGAACGGTGTGCCCTCTTCCGCCGCTCCGTCGACCTCGACCGGGACCGTCTGGCCGTGCCAGTGCAGTTGCTCGGGAGTGTCGGTGTCATTGTAGATATCGACGGTGACCTGCTTCCCTTCCTTGAAGCGCAGCAACGGCCCGGGGAATTGTCCGTTGTACGTGGTAGTGGAGATGAAACGGTGGGGAGCGATCTCGACGGGGCTGGCGCCAATCCTGATGGTGTAATCGGGGGCGCCTTCAGCTTGCGGCGTGGTGTTGGTTTGTGCTGAAGGGCGCGATGGGACAGCCATGGCGGGAAGCAGAGTGCTGCCGGCCAGTACACCCGTCATCTTCAGGAAATTGCGTCGGGAGAAACTCATGGCTTTCTCACTCCTTAGTCTCCGAAGCGTTCGCCGAACAGTTCGCGGATTGCGATGAATATAGCGTAGACGCCGGCGGTCCGTAGTCGGTATTCCGGAGCTTGAGGTTGGGGTGCCAGGATTGGGAGACTTCCCCACCCTGCCTCGCACCTCGCTACGCTTCGGGGGCAGGTTCGCCGGGGCGGGACGAGGTGAAGCAACCTCGACAGTTCTGCCGTTCGAAAAAGGGATCGGCCAGACTCCTCGTCCCTCGTCAAGGTTCACCCCACATCAGGCAAGGTCGGGCAGATGTGGGGCACCGTCGCGCTTTCACCTGCACACGCGGGGGCGTGAGTGCGGCACCAGGCCGAAATCGCCCGCCAGGAGCGGATTTCGGGGCGTCGCGTTTCTCAGCGGCGAGATTGGCAAAATATTTT
Protein-coding sequences here:
- a CDS encoding glycosyltransferase family 4 protein, whose protein sequence is MRVALLAWESLHSVPVGGVAAHVTELAAALQRKGHEVHVFTRMGAWQPHYECIYGVHYHRCQFRLDPDFVEEINDMCRSFAHHVCATENAVGPFDVIHAHDWLTGNAMIYVKQARGRKTVLTIHSTEYGRSGNHFHNGRSERVRYQERAATYWCDRLITVSDSLKKEIMWMYEVPHWKISTIYNGVNLHNYDGWLDPGGVKARYGIGPLDPTVLFSGRAVYQKGPDLLLEAVPHILRYYPGAKFVFAGDGDMRAPLEHRAWQLGVQHATRFLGFRNNPELTELYKACDAVCVPSRNEPFGIVVLEGWSAGKPVIVTKNGGPNEYVWHEVNGLKIYPNPDSVAWGIGTLFTNFEWARWMGRNGRVAVEAAFTWDAIANRIAHVYTQ
- a CDS encoding multicopper oxidase domain-containing protein, whose product is MSFSRRNFLKMTGVLAGSTLLPAMAVPSRPSAQTNTTPQAEGAPDYTIRIGASPVEIAPHRFISTTTYNGQFPGPLLRFKEGKQVTVDIYNDTDTPEQLHWHGQTVPVEVDGAAEEGTPFIPAHGKRRIAFTPRPAGFRFFHTHNRAGANLAAGQYSGQVGPVYIEAQHEPGNYDREVFLTLKEFEPTFSRGGDMAMDFLSPATRVKALEAQGESAMKASLAKGIPHGYEVGYAAFTINGRMLGHGEPVRVKRGERILFHVLNGSATEIRSLALPGHSFRVVALDGNPVPNPATVPVLWLGTAERVSAMVEMNHPGIWIMGDLANDDRRHGMGIVVEYAGHAGKLLWIAPPPFRWNYARFAKPGVTAAPPDETFEMTFVKDNAAENGFNRWTINGVAYPMSYDIAPASFHLREGKRYRIHMRNASDDIHPIHLHRHSFELTSLAGKATAGILKDVFMLGGYQEATVDFVADNPGLTLFHCHQQLHMDFGFMTLFDYV